Proteins encoded by one window of Ignavibacteriota bacterium:
- a CDS encoding acyl-CoA thioesterase has translation MLSHTTSIRVRYADTDKMQFVYNGKYLEYFEVGRTELLRSCGLAYSELEKIGYQLPLIEAGLKYKMPAYYDDVLLNYGKNF, from the coding sequence ATGCTCTCTCATACAACTTCAATTAGAGTAAGATATGCTGATACAGACAAAATGCAGTTTGTGTATAATGGTAAATATTTAGAGTATTTTGAAGTGGGTAGAACTGAATTGTTGCGAAGCTGCGGATTAGCATATAGTGAATTGGAAAAAATTGGTTATCAACTGCCTCTAATTGAAGCCGGATTAAAATATAAAATGCCCGCATATTATGATGATGTTTTACTTAATTACGGCAAAAATTTCTGA